The window GATGTTCAATCTTTTCCTAGTTTTCACAATTGTTTATGTAAGTGTCATTACAAACCTTTTTCCATACTTGAAGAAAATTCCAACCAACCATCAACGATTGATTGTctcaagttttaattttaaatattggtATGagtaaaatgtttttaaaaatgaaaatagattttaagaataaaaatagagaatttattaaaattttggatatataaaaaaggttttggtttaaaatattaaagtgaaacaaataaaaataatttttttcttttgattaaaaatcattATGCATTATAGAAATCTTTATGAATCAATAAATTTTATCATGGTAAAAAGTTTATCCtagttgttttactttaatattttacaATAATCGGTCTTTATTAagagatatattatttttatttatccaAAGTTATAGATGTATGAcaaatataacaaacatataataattttatgtatatatagttatagaaAGAAATCTCCGCACCTGTAATGCAtgcaaacatatataattaagttttgTGTACACTTAATATTGCAAAAgttaagcatatatataagaaaagtaAAGTGCGACTTATTGATCCCATACGTTTGTAGCACCGAATTACCGAGTACTTGTTTTTACCCCTACCATGAACAAAAGTATGAGATCTATCATTCATGTTTAtctattaaatttataacatcatatatataacaaacagAATTAGATAAGTTGGAAAACCTCATCATCACTTTTACAAAGTGGTCGAAATTCCTTTTGGCTCAATGAACTTTTGTGTCGCAACAAGTAAATTAATTTGGAATACGTTTAAACTACAAAATATTCTTTTCGCTAtagatactaaaaaaaatacgtACTGTAATATACAAATGTAATTATGTGattgcaacatatatataggTGCATGTTTCGATCCTGCATATGTGTATTCTTGCTTTTTAGGCATTAATATAATCACTCTTTCTCTTGGTACATGTTTTTGGTTACTTTGGATTTGATATATTTGtaaatgtttattattttttaccaGGTATCACTTGTGGGAAGTCATGCCGTGACTCCTGAAGATTACTGGAAGTCTGTTTTGCCAGACATTCGTATGCCAAAAGCGATCAAGGAACTTTTAGATCCACAAATATATAGAAACGTCGACCCCTACACAACATCATCAGCTAAGGATCAGTTTAAAGATCTTCCCGAAGCATTCAAAGATCAATTACATAATAAAGAAAACACATTTTCTAATTCTGCATCCAAAGATCAGCCTCATACATTTCCATTACTTTATTCTGCATCCAAAGATCAACCTTCCAAAGATCAGCGTGATACATTTCCATTACTTTATTCTGCATCCAAAGATCAACCTTCCAAAGATCAGCGTGATACCTTTCCATTACTTTATTCAACATCCAAAAAAGAGCCTGATACATTTCCGTTACTTTATTCCGCATCCAAAAAAGAGCCTGAAACATTTCCGTTACTATATTCTGCATCCAAAGATCAGGTTGACAAATTTCCGTTACTTTATTCTGTATCCAAAGATCAGCCTGAAACATTTCCGTTACTTTATTCTGCATCCAAAGATCAATCTTCCAAAGATCAGCGTGATACCTTTCCATTACTTTATTCGACATCCAAAAAAGAGCCTGAGACATTTCCGTTACTTTATTCCACATCCAAAGATCAGCCTGAAACATTTCCGTTACTATATTCTGCATCCAAAGATCAGCTTGACAAATTTCCGTTACTTTATTCTGCATCAAAAGATCAACCTGAAACATTTCCGTTACTTTATTCTGCATCCAAAGATCAACCTTCCAAAGATCAGCGTGATACCTTTCCATTACTTTATTCCGCATCCAAAAAAGAGCCTGAAACATTTCCGTTACTATATTCTGCATCCAAAGATCAGGTTGACAAATTTCCGTTACTTTATTCTGTATCCAAAGATCAGCCTGAAACATTTCCGTTACTTTATTCTACATCCAAAGATCAGCCTGACAAATTTCCGTTACTTTATTCTGCATCCAAAGAGCAGCCGTCCAATGATCACCTAAAAGATGACCCTAACGCCGCATTATTTTTCTTAGAAAACGACTTGGATCAAGGCAAAGAAATCAAGATACATCTCACAACAAAGGACCAAAAAGCTTTGCTTTTACCCCAAAAAATTGCTGATTTGATTCCCTTTTCGTCAAAGAATCTTACTCAAATTTACAACATGTTCTCAGTTAAACCATTTTCAGTAGAAGCCGAAATCATGAAGCGTACACTTAGTCTATGCGAGCAGGAAAGAATCGAAGGTGAGGAAAAATATTGTGCCACATCCTTAGAATCCATGGTCGATTTTAGTACTACAAATTTAGGTAAAAAAGTAAAACCGATAACAACAGAGGTGAATACTAAAGAAAGTAGTACCACACTTTCCAAGTACAAAATCAAAGGGTCCAGAAAGCTGGCTACAAATAAAGCCGTGGTTTGCCATAAGCTCAATTACGCGTATGCTGTGTTTTATTGCCATGCGGCAGTTAACGTTAAAGCATACGCCGTTTCTTTGGTGGGTGAAAATGATACCAAAGTGAATGCTGTGGCGGTCTGCCATATCGATACTTCCAAATGGGACCCACAACATATGGCATTTCAAGTGCTTAAAGTGAAACCGGGAGGTGTTCCAGTTTGCCATTACTTACCAGAGGGTCATGTTGTTTGGGTTCCACGAACAACAACAAACTCGGCATGAGAAAACatcttatctatctatatatgtttgtatctCTGTCTGCATAcaggtatgtatgtatgtatgtatgtatgtatgtatgtatgtgtatgtatcaatgtatgtgtgtatgtatgtattatgtgTTGGTCAACTCCTCATCATAATGTTCTGTTTGGGCTAATCTGCAATATTTGTAAATTTAAGAAATAAATGCAGTCTTTAATTATATGTGTGTAATGATTAACTGACGCGTCTTCGTTCATACATACATATGCATATGTCCAATGTTATCTCGCCTATCTATGATCTATCGGCAATTGCATGCTTAATAAAAATACGTATATGTGTATCATAAAACTACCTCCAAAGTGGTTTAATGGTTTGCATCTTggacatttttataaaagatatgAGGTTCATGCGCGCTAGGTAATATCTTGGAGGGGGCCAGAGAAAGGTTCAGCAATGGTTATAAAATACCCTGGTAAACCGCGTACATCTGAGAAAAAAAACTTACCTTCCCCAGGGTAACCTGAATAGAGAAAACCtccatttatatatgtttatttaaatgAACCCATTTGAGTTTACATCTTTTCCTCTATTAGAGAATAGTGATCCAGTTAAAATAGGGAAGAATGATTTCATCAATGATAGCTTCTGGTCAAAGCAAACCCTGTTTTGGGTTGTTCACATAACCCAAAAATCCGTTTGGAAAGCAACATCGACTTGAAGTGTTTTCTTGGTGTCCGGTCATAGTCGGCCCAGGAGAGAAGCCCATCCATTAATGGTCTAGTGAGAAGGATCTCAGTGATTATTCATCAAGCTTTTAGGAGATTTCTTACAGTGATCGATGGCTAGTATTGGGCAAACAAATGTTCGGCAGTTTCGGTTAATAAGTTACAGAGAGGACAGCTGAATGAAGAGATTTGGATGTTTCAAAGTTAATGCAAAAGTTTTGTCTTACTAAAGTTTAACATTATATAATGCATATAAATTACTAAGGCGGGATAGCATAAGACATAACTTCTTGGAACTTCTTGCTTGCCTACTCAGCGCCACATCACCCATAAGAAAAGCTTCTCGGAACTTCTCACGATCACATTTCTATATCTTATCTCACTACCCCACTCCCGGTCCCACTTCGAGCTTCTCCCAACTTCTTCCAGGAGAAATTACGTTGGATACAGCCATGTAGACGCTCGGTGCCATTGATATTTAGCGTCTTGGAGCTTAGGGACCCACAGCAAGACTTTTATAGGCACCTGCCTAAGAAaacagtatatatatttatatcttgaCGTTAcattatgatataaaaataaaaaaaaaaaaaagttgcaacaATACGTTACTAAATAGTCCCACAACTGATCAACCTTATAGATTATTGAAGCCACATATACTCACACATTGTATGTGTGTTTTTCTGGCTAAGTTTATTCATATGGAACCCAAACAACATGATCTTCAggcaaaaaatgacaaattgGAACACTTCCTGGTTTCACATTAAGCACTTGAAACGCCAAATGTTTTGGGTTCCATTTTGCGGTGTCTGTATGGCAAATTGCCACTGCATTAACTTTAGTACCATCTGCACCAGCCATTGAAACTGCATATGCTTGAATACTTATGGTTTTATGGCAATAAAACCCAGCGTACATGTAGTTTTGCTTATGGCAAACCACTGCTTTCTTTGCAATGAGCTTTttgtataatttaattttgtactTCTGTAGAGTAGTAATGCTTGATCTAGCCCTTACTTCTGTTGATAATGCTTTCACTTGCTTACCTAATTTTGAAGTACTGAAATCGACCATGGATTCTAGTGAAGTCGCACAATTTTGTCTTCACCTGCAATGCCTTTGGCCTTGCATTCGTTAAGTGTTTGTTTCATATTTTCTGCTTCCATAGAGTCAGGCTTAATTGAAAAAACATTGCAGATTTGGGGAAGATTCTTTGAAGAAAAGGGTATCGAATCAGCAACTTCTCTAGGTAAAAACATTGCCTCTTGGTCATCGGACTTTATGAAATGCAAATTCATTTCTTTGCCTTGATGCAAGTctttttccaagaaaaacaAAGCTACATTTGGATTATTCTTGAGCTGATCCTCAAAGGCAGCGTAGTGGTACACAAATGGATTTCGTGTTGGATGTACCCCCTACAGAAATTGGCCTCCTCTTGGGACCCGTATGCACCCCAACACCGCCTCTTCCAACACCAACATTTGTCCGCCTCCCTGGTCTTCCAGTTTGCACACCTATACCACCCCTTCCCATCCCCATGTTAGTTCCTCTCTGGACTCCGGCTTTCTCCTCATTCTGTTCT is drawn from Erigeron canadensis isolate Cc75 chromosome 9, C_canadensis_v1, whole genome shotgun sequence and contains these coding sequences:
- the LOC122581934 gene encoding BURP domain-containing protein 9-like isoform X1 codes for the protein MMFNLFLVFTIVYVSLVGSHAVTPEDYWKSVLPDIRMPKAIKELLDPQIYRNVDPYTTSSAKDQFKDLPEAFKDQLHNKENTFSNSASKDQPHTFPLLYSASKDQPSKDQRDTFPLLYSASKDQPSKDQRDTFPLLYSTSKKEPDTFPLLYSASKKEPETFPLLYSASKDQVDKFPLLYSVSKDQPETFPLLYSASKDQSSKDQRDTFPLLYSTSKKEPETFPLLYSTSKDQPETFPLLYSASKDQLDKFPLLYSASKDQPETFPLLYSASKDQPSKDQRDTFPLLYSASKKEPETFPLLYSASKDQVDKFPLLYSVSKDQPETFPLLYSTSKDQPDKFPLLYSASKEQPSNDHLKDDPNAALFFLENDLDQGKEIKIHLTTKDQKALLLPQKIADLIPFSSKNLTQIYNMFSVKPFSVEAEIMKRTLSLCEQERIEGEEKYCATSLESMVDFSTTNLGKKVKPITTEVNTKESSTTLSKYKIKGSRKLATNKAVVCHKLNYAYAVFYCHAAVNVKAYAVSLVGENDTKVNAVAVCHIDTSKWDPQHMAFQVLKVKPGGVPVCHYLPEGHVVWVPRTTTNSA
- the LOC122581934 gene encoding BURP domain-containing protein 9-like isoform X3 translates to MMFNLFLVFTIVYVSLVGSHAVTPEDYWKSVLPDIRMPKAIKELLDPQIYRNVDPYTTSSAKDQFKDLPEAFKDQLHNKENTFSNSASKDQPHTFPLLYSASKDQPSKDQRDTFPLLYSASKDQPSKDQRDTFPLLYSTSKKEPDTFPLLYSASKKEPETFPLLYSASKDQVDKFPLLYSVSKDQPETFPLLYSASKDQPETFPLLYSASKDQLDKFPLLYSASKDQPETFPLLYSASKDQPSKDQRDTFPLLYSASKKEPETFPLLYSASKDQVDKFPLLYSVSKDQPETFPLLYSTSKDQPDKFPLLYSASKEQPSNDHLKDDPNAALFFLENDLDQGKEIKIHLTTKDQKALLLPQKIADLIPFSSKNLTQIYNMFSVKPFSVEAEIMKRTLSLCEQERIEGEEKYCATSLESMVDFSTTNLGKKVKPITTEVNTKESSTTLSKYKIKGSRKLATNKAVVCHKLNYAYAVFYCHAAVNVKAYAVSLVGENDTKVNAVAVCHIDTSKWDPQHMAFQVLKVKPGGVPVCHYLPEGHVVWVPRTTTNSA
- the LOC122581934 gene encoding BURP domain-containing protein 9-like isoform X2, with amino-acid sequence MMFNLFLVFTIVYVSLVGSHAVTPEDYWKSVLPDIRMPKAIKELLDPQIYRNVDPYTTSSAKDQFKDLPEAFKDQLHNKENTFSNSASKDQPHTFPLLYSASKDQPSKDQRDTFPLLYSTSKKEPDTFPLLYSASKKEPETFPLLYSASKDQVDKFPLLYSVSKDQPETFPLLYSASKDQSSKDQRDTFPLLYSTSKKEPETFPLLYSTSKDQPETFPLLYSASKDQLDKFPLLYSASKDQPETFPLLYSASKDQPSKDQRDTFPLLYSASKKEPETFPLLYSASKDQVDKFPLLYSVSKDQPETFPLLYSTSKDQPDKFPLLYSASKEQPSNDHLKDDPNAALFFLENDLDQGKEIKIHLTTKDQKALLLPQKIADLIPFSSKNLTQIYNMFSVKPFSVEAEIMKRTLSLCEQERIEGEEKYCATSLESMVDFSTTNLGKKVKPITTEVNTKESSTTLSKYKIKGSRKLATNKAVVCHKLNYAYAVFYCHAAVNVKAYAVSLVGENDTKVNAVAVCHIDTSKWDPQHMAFQVLKVKPGGVPVCHYLPEGHVVWVPRTTTNSA